From a single Athene noctua chromosome 2, bAthNoc1.hap1.1, whole genome shotgun sequence genomic region:
- the TGS1 gene encoding trimethylguanosine synthase isoform X2, protein MVQDPRGRLVAELLLRVGAARSILCLCSRAFVEDRKLYKLGLKGFYVRDDNDSTGEENQVDTNHALDLEEVELDSEAELMKSMGLPLQFGGQSAHRDFVATENYRKRSNMKTVKKKKKKKKELQQKHEDKMVQECQDKVCGRHIQSISDDQALAAEQDEKSSKHQVLSKGNCESSESLANEALPSELKGKWEKYWSEYGEGLLWQSWLEKHQELSSSEATTASEPWNNLDTREEWEQHYSELYWYYWEQFQYWTSQGWTTENSHSDNLEANGVTEEMDLLGKMDLVSPGAECSDVLSLELSPSNTRSEETLPSSPELHSEIISGICNLNLNLEEVEQSSAALTVAHQGPQEHRSSDSESQKEPCDGGSRKRSASCEDKSINQSGSQGPCSSKSNDKEQLLHHDQDEDEDEEPPEYRHAKVKRSHELDVDENPVEDPEETCSVLGFKCGTGQKYGGIPDFTHRSVQYLEKKAKLKSKFLDMRKPRKSKNTHIFFTEESEISCKKNKTLKKVEEFLKRVNKPGEEAPSQTASPWGKPEASSASSSDLEDRESVTATQTVTLNAENQKPPSSSVAFTEPGGSNLEEDALHASASGSDDRGVGRQEHGRGRQLVSLDIPDYLQAETEDISQAVDEKATTKKKEKKRRRRNKIALGAIPAEVAADPELAKYWAQRYRLFSRFDEGIKLDREGWFSVTPEKIAEHIAIRVSQSFSCDIIVDAFCGVGGNAIQFALTSKRVIAIDIDPEKLSLARNNAEVYGVADQIEFVCGDFMVLAADLQADVVFLSPPWGGPDYATAEIFDIQTMICPDGFEIFRLSKKITNNIVYFLPRNADIDQVCYWINMIIEKKPSWLKA, encoded by the exons ATGGTGCAGGACCCGCGGGGACGGCTggtggctgagctgctgctgcggGTGGGGGCGGCCCGCAGCatcctctgcctctgctcccgCGCCTTCGTCGA AGATCGGAAATTATATAAACTGGGATTAAAAGGATTTTATGTGAGAGATGACAATGATAGTACAG GGGAGGAGAACCAGGTGGATACTAATCATGCTCTTGACCTGGAAGAAGTTGAACTAGACTCGGAGGCCGAGCTTATGAAGAGTATGGGATTGCCTCTTCAGTTTGGTGGGCAGTCAGCCCACAGGGACTTTGTG gcaacagaaaattacagaaagagGAGTAACATGaagactgtgaaaaagaaaaagaagaagaaaaaagagttgCAACAAAAACATGAGGATAAAATGGTGCAGGAATGCCAGGATAAAGTTTGTGGTCGTCATATCCAGTCCATTTCTGATGATCAGGCTCTAGCTGCAGAACAAGATGAGAAGAGCAGCAAACATCAAGTTCTAAGTAAAGGAAACTGTGAAAGTTCAGAAAGTCTTGCAAATGAGGCTTTACCCAGTGAACTTAAAGGAAAATGGGAGAAGTACTGGAGTGAGTACGGAGAGGGCCTTCTTTGGCAAAGTTGGCTGGAGAAACATCAAGAGCTCTCATCATCTGAGGCAACCACAGCCTCTGAGCCTTGGAATAATCTAGACACCAGGGAAGAGTGGGAGCAGCATTATAGTGAACTGTACTGGTATTACTGGGAACAGTTTCAGTACTGGACAAGTCAAGGATGGACTACTGAGAACTCACACAGTGACAACCTGGAAGCTAATGGGGTTACCGAGGAGATGGATCTTTTGGGAAAAATGGATTTGGTTAGCCCAGGGGCTGAATGTAGTGATGTGCTGAGCTTGGAGCTGTCTCCCTCTAACACCAGAAGTGAGGAAACACTCCCTTCAAGTCCTGAGCTCCACAGTGAAATAATCTCTGGGATTTGTAATTTAAATCTGAATCTGGAGGAAGTGGAGCAGAGCAGTGCAGCTCTAACAGTAGCCCACCAGGGTCCTCAAGAGCATAGGTCATCTGACAGTGAAAGCCAGAAGGAGCCATGTGATGGAGGATCCAGGAAAAGGAGTGCATCTTGTGAAGATAAAAGTATTAACCAGTCAG GTTCACAGGGGCCATGTAGCTCAAAATCAAATGACAAAGAGCAGTTGCTGCATCATGACCaagatgaagatgaggatgaagaACCTCCTGAATACAGACATGCCAAAGTTAAGAGAAG CCATGAACTGGATGTGGATGAGAACCCGGTGGAAGATCCTGAGGAAACCTGCTCTGTTTTGGGTTTCAAGTGTGGCACAGGACAAAA gtaTGGTGGCATTCCAGATTTCACCCACCGAAGTGTGCAGTACttggagaagaaagcaaaactcAAGTCTAAATTCTTGGATATGCGTAAACCAAGGAAGAGCAAAAACACACACATCTTCTTTACAGAGGAATCTGAAATAtcttgcaaaaaaaataaaactttgaagaaG GTGGAAGAGTTCCTAAAGCGGGTTAATAAACCTGGGGAGGAAGCCCCATCCCAAACAGCCTCCCCTTGGGGTAAACCAGAGGCATCGTCCGCAAGCAGCAGCGACTTGGAAGATCGGGAAAGCGTTACTGCCACACAGACTGTGACACTGAACGCTGAAAACCAAAAGCCACCGTCTTCCAGCGTGGCATTCACAGAACCTGGAGGGAGTAACCTTGAGGAGGACGCGCTGCACGCATCAGCGAGTGGCTCCGATGACCGGGGCGTGGGGAGGCAGGAACATGGCCGCGGGCGGCAGCTGGTCTCTCTGGATATTCCCGATTATCTCCAGGCAGAGACAGAGGATATCAGCCAAG CTGTAGATGAAAAAGCTACCacaaagaagaaggagaaaaaaaggagaaggaggaataaAATAGCACTGGGAGCTATACCTGCCGAGGTTGCTGCTGATCCAGAACTGGCCAAGTACTGGGCACAACGCTACCGGCTGTTCTCTCGGTTCGATGAGGGAATTAAACTAGACAGAG AGGGTTGGTTTTCTGTAACTCCTGAGAAAATAGCTGAGCATATTGCCATCCGTGTTAGTCAGTCATTCAGCTGCGATATCATAGTGGATGCGTTCTGTGGGGTTGGAGGAAACGCTATTCAGTTTGCATTGACCTCAAAAAGAG TGATCGCTATTGATATTGATCCTGAGAAGCTCAGTCTTGCACGCAACAACGCTGAGGTGTACGGCGTGGCAGATCAGATAGAATTTGTGTGCGGAGACTTCATGGTGCTGGCTGCTGACCTGCAAGCAGATGTTGTGTTCCTCAGTCCACCCTGGGGAGGGCCTGACTACGCCACTGCCGAAATCTTCGATATCCAAACCATGATTTGCCCAGACGGAT TTGAAATTTTCAGGCTCTCCAAGAAGATCACCAACAATATTGTGTATTTTCTACCTCGGAATGCTGACATTGACCAGGTGTGTTACTGGATAAACATgataattgaaaaaaaacccagctggcTTAAAGCATAG
- the TGS1 gene encoding trimethylguanosine synthase isoform X1: protein MVQDPRGRLVAELLLRVGAARSILCLCSRAFVEDRKLYKLGLKGFYVRDDNDSTGEENQVDTNHALDLEEVELDSEAELMKSMGLPLQFGGQSAHRDFVATENYRKRSNMKTVKKKKKKKKELQQKHEDKMVQECQDKVCGRHIQSISDDQALAAEQDEKSSKHQVLSKGNCESSESLANEALPSELKGKWEKYWSEYGEGLLWQSWLEKHQELSSSEATTASEPWNNLDTREEWEQHYSELYWYYWEQFQYWTSQGWTTENSHSDNLEANGVTEEMDLLGKMDLVSPGAECSDVLSLELSPSNTRSEETLPSSPELHSEIISGICNLNLNLEEVEQSSAALTVAHQGPQEHRSSDSESQKEPCDGGSRKRSASCEDKSINQSGSQGPCSSKSNDKEQLLHHDQDEDEDEEPPEYRHAKVKRSHELDVDENPVEDPEETCSVLGFKCGTGQKYGGIPDFTHRSVQYLEKKAKLKSKFLDMRKPRKSKNTHIFFTEESEISCKKNKTLKKVEEFLKRVNKPGEEAPSQTASPWGKPEASSASSSDLEDRESVTATQTVTLNAENQKPPSSSVAFTEPGGSNLEEDALHASASGSDDRGVGRQEHGRGRQLVSLDIPDYLQAETEDISQAVDEKATTKKKEKKRRRRNKIALGAIPAEVAADPELAKYWAQRYRLFSRFDEGIKLDREGWFSVTPEKIAEHIAIRVSQSFSCDIIVDAFCGVGGNAIQFALTSKRVIAIDIDPEKLSLARNNAEVYGVADQIEFVCGDFMVLAADLQADVVFLSPPWGGPDYATAEIFDIQTMICPDGFEIFRLSKKITNNIVYFLPRNADIDQVASLAGPGGKVEIEQNFLNNKLKTITAYFGDLIRHDPS from the exons ATGGTGCAGGACCCGCGGGGACGGCTggtggctgagctgctgctgcggGTGGGGGCGGCCCGCAGCatcctctgcctctgctcccgCGCCTTCGTCGA AGATCGGAAATTATATAAACTGGGATTAAAAGGATTTTATGTGAGAGATGACAATGATAGTACAG GGGAGGAGAACCAGGTGGATACTAATCATGCTCTTGACCTGGAAGAAGTTGAACTAGACTCGGAGGCCGAGCTTATGAAGAGTATGGGATTGCCTCTTCAGTTTGGTGGGCAGTCAGCCCACAGGGACTTTGTG gcaacagaaaattacagaaagagGAGTAACATGaagactgtgaaaaagaaaaagaagaagaaaaaagagttgCAACAAAAACATGAGGATAAAATGGTGCAGGAATGCCAGGATAAAGTTTGTGGTCGTCATATCCAGTCCATTTCTGATGATCAGGCTCTAGCTGCAGAACAAGATGAGAAGAGCAGCAAACATCAAGTTCTAAGTAAAGGAAACTGTGAAAGTTCAGAAAGTCTTGCAAATGAGGCTTTACCCAGTGAACTTAAAGGAAAATGGGAGAAGTACTGGAGTGAGTACGGAGAGGGCCTTCTTTGGCAAAGTTGGCTGGAGAAACATCAAGAGCTCTCATCATCTGAGGCAACCACAGCCTCTGAGCCTTGGAATAATCTAGACACCAGGGAAGAGTGGGAGCAGCATTATAGTGAACTGTACTGGTATTACTGGGAACAGTTTCAGTACTGGACAAGTCAAGGATGGACTACTGAGAACTCACACAGTGACAACCTGGAAGCTAATGGGGTTACCGAGGAGATGGATCTTTTGGGAAAAATGGATTTGGTTAGCCCAGGGGCTGAATGTAGTGATGTGCTGAGCTTGGAGCTGTCTCCCTCTAACACCAGAAGTGAGGAAACACTCCCTTCAAGTCCTGAGCTCCACAGTGAAATAATCTCTGGGATTTGTAATTTAAATCTGAATCTGGAGGAAGTGGAGCAGAGCAGTGCAGCTCTAACAGTAGCCCACCAGGGTCCTCAAGAGCATAGGTCATCTGACAGTGAAAGCCAGAAGGAGCCATGTGATGGAGGATCCAGGAAAAGGAGTGCATCTTGTGAAGATAAAAGTATTAACCAGTCAG GTTCACAGGGGCCATGTAGCTCAAAATCAAATGACAAAGAGCAGTTGCTGCATCATGACCaagatgaagatgaggatgaagaACCTCCTGAATACAGACATGCCAAAGTTAAGAGAAG CCATGAACTGGATGTGGATGAGAACCCGGTGGAAGATCCTGAGGAAACCTGCTCTGTTTTGGGTTTCAAGTGTGGCACAGGACAAAA gtaTGGTGGCATTCCAGATTTCACCCACCGAAGTGTGCAGTACttggagaagaaagcaaaactcAAGTCTAAATTCTTGGATATGCGTAAACCAAGGAAGAGCAAAAACACACACATCTTCTTTACAGAGGAATCTGAAATAtcttgcaaaaaaaataaaactttgaagaaG GTGGAAGAGTTCCTAAAGCGGGTTAATAAACCTGGGGAGGAAGCCCCATCCCAAACAGCCTCCCCTTGGGGTAAACCAGAGGCATCGTCCGCAAGCAGCAGCGACTTGGAAGATCGGGAAAGCGTTACTGCCACACAGACTGTGACACTGAACGCTGAAAACCAAAAGCCACCGTCTTCCAGCGTGGCATTCACAGAACCTGGAGGGAGTAACCTTGAGGAGGACGCGCTGCACGCATCAGCGAGTGGCTCCGATGACCGGGGCGTGGGGAGGCAGGAACATGGCCGCGGGCGGCAGCTGGTCTCTCTGGATATTCCCGATTATCTCCAGGCAGAGACAGAGGATATCAGCCAAG CTGTAGATGAAAAAGCTACCacaaagaagaaggagaaaaaaaggagaaggaggaataaAATAGCACTGGGAGCTATACCTGCCGAGGTTGCTGCTGATCCAGAACTGGCCAAGTACTGGGCACAACGCTACCGGCTGTTCTCTCGGTTCGATGAGGGAATTAAACTAGACAGAG AGGGTTGGTTTTCTGTAACTCCTGAGAAAATAGCTGAGCATATTGCCATCCGTGTTAGTCAGTCATTCAGCTGCGATATCATAGTGGATGCGTTCTGTGGGGTTGGAGGAAACGCTATTCAGTTTGCATTGACCTCAAAAAGAG TGATCGCTATTGATATTGATCCTGAGAAGCTCAGTCTTGCACGCAACAACGCTGAGGTGTACGGCGTGGCAGATCAGATAGAATTTGTGTGCGGAGACTTCATGGTGCTGGCTGCTGACCTGCAAGCAGATGTTGTGTTCCTCAGTCCACCCTGGGGAGGGCCTGACTACGCCACTGCCGAAATCTTCGATATCCAAACCATGATTTGCCCAGACGG ATTTGAAATTTTCAGGCTCTCCAAGAAGATCACCAACAATATTGTGTATTTTCTACCTCGGAATGCTGACATTGACCAG